In Burkholderia lata, the DNA window CGACGGTCGACCAGTTCGTAATACGTGTCGATCGTGTCGAGCAGCTTCACTTCCTTGCTGCGCAGGCCATCGACCGCCTGGTAGATGTCGGTGGCGCCGAGCGCGATGTGCTGGATGCCTTCGCCGTGGTACGCGTCGAGGTATTCCTGGATCTGGCCGGCCGTATCCGAGCCTTCCTCGTTGATCGGGATGCGGATCTTGCCGCACGGCGACGTCATCGCCTTCGACTTCACGCCCGTCACCTTGCCTTCGATGTCGAAGTAGCGCACTTCGCGGAAGTTGAACAGGCGCTCGTAGAACTCGGCCCATTCCTGCATGCGGCCGCGATGCACGTTGTGCGTCAGGTGGTCGATATAGGTGAGGCCGTGGCCGACCGGGTTCGGGTTCGCGCCGGCGATCGGCTCGAAATCGACGTCATAGATGCTGATGTTGCCGATGGCGCCCGGTTGCGCGCCGTTCTTGCCGCGCCAGCGGTCGACGAAGTAGATCAGCGAGTCGCCAATGCCCTTGATCGCCGGGATGTTCAGCTCCATCGGGCCGGTCTTGTTGTCGAAGCCCCAGGCGCCGAGGTCGAGCGCGTGCTGGTACGCCTTCGCGGCATCCTGCACGCGGAACGCGATCGCGCAGATCGACGGGCCGTGCAGGCGCGCGAAGCGTTGTGCGAATGAATCGGGTTCGGCGTTGATGATGAAGTTGATGTCGCCCTGGCGGTACACCGTCACGTCCTTGTGGCGGTGGCGCGCGATCGCGGTGAAACCCATCCGTTCGAACAGTTGTCCGAGCGCTTTCGGGTCCGGTGCCGTGTATTCGATGAATTCGAAGCCGTCGGTGCCGACGGGGTTGTCCCAGTTCGGGATCTGCATGGCGTGTCTCCTGTGGGGGCGATCGACCGGGGCGACGTGCGCATGCCCGGCCTGGTTCGATGTCGAACGTGGCCCACGCGGCGGCGTGTGCGACGAATCGGTACGTGCGACAGAGTGTAGCGGGCAGCTGCGAGCGTAAACTTGCGAACTTAATTGCCCGAACCTACGATGGCGCAATTTCCAGTCTCAAACTATTCATTGGAGGGCAGAAGATGGCGCAAGCCGAATTGGATGCCATCGACCGGCGGATTCTCGCGATTCTTCAGGAGAACGGGCGCCTGTCGAACCAGGAGATCGCCGAGCGCGTGAACCTGTCGCCGAGCCCGTGCCTGCGGCGGATCCGGCGGCTCGAGGAGATCGGCGTGATCACCGGCTATGTCGCGCTGCTGAATCCGCAGAAGCTCGGGCTCGACCTGCTCGCATACGTGAGCGTGCGGCTCGAGAAGCGCGGCGGCCTGGCGCCGGTGCGGGCCGACGAAACGTCGGCGCGTGCGGGCGCGACCCATGCGGAGCTGTTTCGCGCGGCCGTGCAGACCTGGCCGGAAGTGGTCGCGTGCCACGCGATGACGGGAGATATGGATTACCTGCTGCGCGTGCAGGTCGAGGACATGGCGCATTTCTCCCGCTTCGTGCAGGAGCATCTGCTGCATCACCCGTCGGTGATCGACGTGAAGACGAGCTTTTCGCTCGAATGCTTCAAGGAGACGACCGCGTTGCCGATCCGATCGGTGCGCTAGTGCGCGGCGGGGAAGGGAGGGGCCGGGCGCGCGGCGGGCGCGGCCCGGCTGGCCGACATTACGCCGTCAGGGCGGCGGGCATCAGCGATTCGATGAACTTCGTGGTGCGGCGCGCCTGGCGCTTCATCGCGTAGTCGAACACCGCGGCCTGCTCCTGCAGCATCTCGGCGATGATCGTCGAGTGGTCGGCCGGCGGCAGCGACAGGTACGCATCGGCTTCGCCGTACGCGTACTCGATCCGCATCCCGGATTTCTTCGCGATGTGCATCATCGTCGCGTTACGCGACAGGCAGTGCATGTACAGCATCGTCACGTGCGTGTTGCGGCTGCGGATCGCCGCGCGCTCGAACAGCTTCGAGCCGACACCGCGGCCGCGTGCGCTTTCGAGCACCGACACGCCGAATTCGGCCGTGCGCTTGTCGCCCTCGGCCGGCAGGTAGGCCAGGTGGCCGACGCCGATCAGTTCGAGGTCGTGGTCGAACACGCCGAACACGGTGTCGCGGCCGAAGTCGATCGTGCGGACATAGTTCTCGATCACGTGGTCGGGCACCATCTGGCCGAAGCGCAGCAGGCGGTCCTCTTCGTCGAGCGAGAGAAAGTGAGTGAGCATGTGCTCACGGTCTTTGGAAGCCAGTTCCCTGACGAGAACCGGCGCAGACCCGGCGTTGCCGACGACATCGGCAGTGCCGTTGAATTGCGTGTTCATCGTGGGTTCCTCAGTGTGACCGTACAGCGGGTTGTGCAATGCAACAGCATTTTACCCGACCGTCGGCCCTCGGATTGGGGAAAACCCGTATTTGACGATGTTTAAGCTGGAGGATGAATTCTAAATCTGCTTAGTTAATTGGCTATCTATTTGATTTTTAAGAGATTTAAAATTCATCATATGAAACGTGCAGCGGGCGGTCGCAGTGTGCCCGTCGCGCAACGCTTGCTGCTGCGCGTCAATCAGGCGGCCGTCGACAGCCCGCGCTCGATCAGGTCGATCACTTGCTCGGCGAAGTCGCGGTAGCCGAGGCGGCCGCCCGGCTTCAGCCACGTGAACGTCCAGTTGATCATCCCGAACACCATCATCGTCACGGACGTCTGGTTTTCCTTCGAGATGCGGTCCGGATACGCGCGGGCGAGCTGTCTTGTGAACGCCGCGACGATGTCGCGCTGGCGGTCGAGCACGATTTCACGCTGCGCGTCCTCGAGATACTTCACGTCGTTGAGCAGCGCGACGTGCCGGCTGTGCGACGTCTCGTATTCGGCGAGGAATGCGCGCACCAGCTCCGCAAACGCGTCGCGCTCGCTGAGGCCGCGTCGCTGGCTCGCCCCTTCGACCTCGGCGATGATCAGCATCAGCCGTTTCGTGTAGCGGTCGAGCAGGTCGAACAGGATCGCTTCCTTGCTCTCGTAATAGTGATAGAGGCGTGCCTTCGACGTGCCGCTCGCGGTCGCGAGATCGGACATCGACGTGCTCGGGTAGCTCGTCTGCGCGAATTTGTCGGCGGCCAGATCGAGGATCTGCTCGCGCTGGGATTCGTGGTCGGGCGCTCGGGTACGGGCCATGGTCGAATGCGGAAGATTAGCGGTGCGTGGTGGCCGCGCGGGCCGCGCGCACCTGCGTGGAAGAGAGGGCGTCGGGCGCGTCGTCCTGCAGCTCGAGCCGGCCGGCTGCCGCGAGCTCGCGGCAACGCCACCAGGCGATCGAGTCGCTGACGAACAGCCCGCCGCGGTCGGCGTCGGCCATGATGCCGCCGACGAGGCGCCCCGCGGGCCGCCAGTCGGTTTCCGCCCGCGCGACGATCAACGCGTCGAGATCCTCGTAGTAGCCGCTCTTGATCGTGTTGCTGACCCAGTAACGCAGCTCGGCGTTCAGGTGCTTCGCCTCCTGCCATTCGAGCGCGAGGCGGCCGATGCGCAGCACCGAGATCGGCGCGGCCACCGGGCGCTTCCGCGCCAGCTCGGCCGGCGAGAACATGCCGGTCGCGCACGCCTGGTCGGTGCGCGACGGCGCCGAGTCGAGGTCGGCGGCCGACAGCCGCACTTCGTTCAGGCGTTGCGGGACGTTGCGCAGGTGATAGGCGACGCGGCGCAGCAGCAACTTGTCGCCGACGCTCGGCGCATGCCACACCACCACCTGGCCTGTATCGGTCGCGAGCTGGTCGAGGCGCGCGAACTCGCCTTCGATCTCTGCGTTCCAGTCGGGAATCTGGTCGCCGAGCACGCGCTGCCAGAAGGCGGCGCGCGTGTCGGGCGTCTCGTCGGCGCCCTTGAGCGGCCCGACGCCGAGATCGTCGAGCAATCCGACGACGAGCTCGTCGCGTCCGGTTTGCGCAAGTGCTTCGCGCAGTGACGCGGCGGCGGTGCCGCCCTGAATCACATGAATGGTACTCATCGGCCTGTCGTCAACAAAAGAAAACCGCCGGCCGGGCGGACGTTGCGATGTCCAGCCGGCCGGCGGCCCCTAGTGTAAGCGAGATGTGTGACGGCGAGAAACCGTCCGGCACCGCGACGCGACGTCGCTCAACGCTCGTCGTAGCTCACGACGACCTTGTCGCTGATCGGGTGGCACTGGCACGTGAGCACGAAGCCGTCCTTCACTTCATGCTCTTCGAGCGTGTAGTTCTTCTCCATCCGCACTTCGCCCTCGAGCACCTTCGCACGGCACGTGCAGCACACGCCGCCCTTGCACGCGTACGGCAGCGCGAGGCCCGCGCGCAGGCCGACATCGAGCAGGCTCACGCCTTCGTACGGCAGCCGCAGCTTGCGCTTCTTGCCGTCGAGCACGATTTCCAGGTCGGCGGCCGGCGTCTGGTCGGTGATTTCGACGACCGGCGCGCCGGCCTGCGGCAGCGGCGTGCCGAAGCGCTCGACGTGCACCTTCGCCTGCGGCACGCCGGCCGCCTTCAGCGCGGCCTCGGCCGCATCCATCATCGGCGCGGGGCCGCAGATGAAAGCCTCGTCGATCGCGTCGGCCGGCGTCAGCGTGCCGAGGAATTCCGCGCATTTCGTCTGGTCGAGCACGCCGTTGAACAGCTCGACGTCCTGCTGGTCGTCCGACAGCACGTGATAGAGGACGAAGCGGTTCATGTAGCGGTTCTTCAGGTCCTCGAGCTCCTCCGCGAACATGATCGCGTCGACGCTGCGGTTGCCGTAGATCAGCGTGAACGTGCTGCGCGGTTCGAGTTCGAGCGTCGTCTTCACGATCGCGAGCACCGGCGTGATCCCGGAGCCGCCGGAAAACGCGACGTACTGCTTGCCGTGATCGGCGTTCAGGTGCGTGAAGAAACGGCCGTCCGGCGTCATCACGTCGATCGTGTGGCCCGGCTGGAGCGAGTCGAACGCGAAGTTCGAGAAGCGGCCGCCGCGCACGCGCTTGATGCCGATGCGCAGTTCGCCGTCACGGTCGTAGTCCGTCGTGCCGACGCAGATCGAATACGAGCGGCGCGTTTCCTCGCCGTCGATGTGGGTCTTCAGCGTGACGAACTGGCCCTGCGTGAAGCGGTACGCATCGCGCAGCTCGGGCGGCACGTCGAAGGAGACGGTTACGGCGTCGGCGGTCTCGGGCCGCACGTCGCGGATACGCAGCGGATGAAATTGCGGGGTCGCCATATCGATTAATAAGGTTTGAAGTAGTCGAAGGGTTCGCGGCAGTCGACGCAGCGATACAGCGCCTTGCAGGCCGTGGACGCGAATTGCGCGAGACGTTCGGTACGGGCAGAGCCGCAGCGCGGGCATGCGGGCGCCGCGACCGGCCGCGGCACGAAGCGCACGACCTTTTCCTGCGGCGCGGCGGTGCCGCACTGGCCGACCGGCGGCGCGATGCCGTACGCGCGCAGCTTGTCGCGCGCTTCCTGCGTGATCCAGTCGGTCGTCCACGCGGGCGCGAGCACCGTCTCGATCCGGTGCGGAGGGAGGTCGGCGGCCTGCAGCGCGGCGGCGATGTCCTCCGCGATCTGTGACATGGCCGGGCAGCCCGAGTAGGTCGGCGTGATCACGACCTCGAGCTGGCCGTCGTCCGCGCGGCGGACGTCGCGCAGGATGCCGAGCTCGCGGATCGACACGACCGGGATCTCGGGATCGGGCACGGCTTCGAGCACGTCCCATGCACGGGCGAGCAGCGGGTCGACGTGGCGTGCGGCGGGCAGCGTGTCGGCGGGGGCGGCGGTCTGGACGGACATCGTCGGGCTCCGTTTGGGCGGCCGGTTACCAGCTCGAGCCGGGATGCTGGCGCGCGAGGCTCTGCATTTCCGCGAGCAGGTAGCCCATGTGCTCCGAGTGCTCGCCCTGCTTGCCGGTCGTCACATGCTGCACGGCGGCCGGCAGCGTGAGCGTCGCTTCCGCGAGCGCGTCGTCCACATCCGCGCGCCATGCCGCTTCGAGTGCGGCCGGCGCGGGGGCGATGCCCTCGGCGGCGACCGCGTCGTCGATCGCATCGGCGGCGAAGAATTCGCGCGTGTACGGCGTCAGGTAGTCGAGCGCGTTCTGTGCGCGGCGGTGCGATTCGTCGGTGCCGTCACCGAGGCGAACCAGCCACTCGCGCGCGTGCTGCACGTGGTAGCGGGTTTCCTTCACCGATTTCGCGGCGATCGCGGCGAGCTGCGTGTCGGTGGACGTTTCGAGCGCGGTCCACACGTGCAGCATCAGCGCCGAGTACAGGAAGTTGCGCACGATCGTCACCGCGTAGTCGTTGTCGGCGTGCGCGGTGCCGGCGATCGGGCCGTAGTGCGGCAGCTCGGCGAGCGTGAAGTTCGCGAACTCGCGTTCGGTGCGGAAGTACGCGTAGTCGTCCTCGGTCTTCGTCGCGCCGGTGAGCTGGCGCTCGAGTTCGGCCGCGTGCGTGTACAGCATGCGCGCCTGGCCGATGAGGTCGAGGCTCATGTTGGTGAGCGCGATGTCTTCCTCGAGGATCGGGCCGTGGCCGCACCATTCGGCGTTGCGCTGACCGAGGATCAGCGTGTTGTCCGCGAGGCGCAGCACGTAGGAGAGGTGTTCGGGCGTGATCGTCATGGCGCGGCGTTACATGTGGTTGACTTCGTCGGGCAGCGTGTAGAACGTCGGGTGACGGTAGATCTTGTCGCCCGCCGGTTCGAACAGCTCCGCCTTTTCGTTCGGATCCGAAGCGGTAATGGCCGACGACGGCACCACCCAGATGCTGACGCCTTCCTGGCGGCGCGTGTAGACGTCGCGCGCCATGCGCAGCGCCATTGACGCGTCGGCGGCGTGCAGGCTGCCGCAATGCTTGTGGTCGAGCCCCTGCTTGCTGCGCACGAACACTTCCCAGATCGGCCATTCCTTGTTCATCACTTTCTCCTGAATCCTGAATTCGATGGTGTGCCGCTCAGGCGGCTTGCTGTTCGGCGCGTGCGCGGCGCTTTGCTTCGTGGGCGAGTGCGGCTTCGCGCACCCATGCGCCGTCCTCGTGCGCTTTCACGCGGGTCGCGAGACGTTCCTTGTTGCACGGGCCGTCGCCGTTGACTACGCGCCAGAATTCGTCCCAGTCGATCGTGCCGTAGTCGTGGTGGCCGCGCGCCTCGTTCCACTTCAGGTCGGGGTCGGGCAGCGTCACGCCGAGCACCTTCGCCTGGTCGACCGTCGCGTCGACGAACTTCTGCCGCAGGTCGTCGTTCGAGATCCGCTTGATGCCCCATTTCGCGGACTGGTTGCTGTGAACCGAATCGGCGTCGCTCGGGCCGAACATCATCAGCACCGGCCACCACCAGCGGTTCACGGCCTGCTGGACCATCGCGCGTTGCGCGTCGCTGCCCTTCATCATCGAGAGCAGCGCGTCGAAGCCTTGACGCTGGTGGAACGATTCTTCCTTGCACACGCGGATCATCGCGCGCGCGTACGGGCCGTACGTGCAGCGGCACAGCGGGATCTGGTTCATGATCGCGGCGCCGTCGACGAGCCAGCCGATCACACCGACGTCGGCCCAGGTGGGCGTCGGGTAGTTGAAGATGCTCGAGTATTTCGCCTTGCCGGCGAGCAGCGCGTCGATCAGCGAATCGCGCGATACGCCGAGCGTTTCGGCCGCGCTATAAAGATAGAGGCCGTGGCCGGCTTCGTCCTGGACCTTCGCGAGCAGGATCGCCTTGCGCTTCAGGCTCGGCGCGCGCGAGATCCAGTTGCCTTCAGGCAGCATGCCGACGACTTCCGAGTGCGCGTGCTGCGAGATCTGGCGTACCAGCGTCTTGCGATAGGCATCGGGCATCCAGTCCTGCGGTTCGATCTTGCCGTCGGCGGCCATGACCGCATCGAACCGCGCCTGCTCGGGCGACTCGGCTGCGGCGTCGAGTGGCGCGACGTTGCCGGGGATGTCGAGGGATTGCGTGTACATGGCGAGGCTCTCGTCCGGTTGAATGTGTGCGAAGTATAAACCAACCGACCGGTCGGTTAATAAATTTCTTGTGGATTTGCGGTGAGATTCGGGTAAACGAGGGACGTCGGGGCGCGATCGGGCGGCGTGATGGTGGTCCGGCGCGTGGGGTTCGCGTCTTCTGCGGCACAATGCCCGCTTTCCGACGAGGATTTTGCCGATGTCATTCCGAAGCAGTATCGCCGCGGCCGTGCTGGGTGCGGTTGTCCTTGTATCGCCGCTTGCGGCGTCGGCCTCGGCCGCGCCGGCCGGATGGGTTGCCGCGTGGGCGACCGCGCTGCAGCCGATTCCCGACCTTGCCGCACCGCCGCCGCTTTATCGCGCACCCGACGTGTCCGGGCGAGCCGTACGCCAGATCGTCTACCCGACTGTGTCGGGGCGCGCCGCGCGGATCCGCGTCAGTAATGCATATGGCCGTACGCCGCTGATCGTCGAGGCGGCGAGCCTCGCGCGCGCCGGCGAAGGGGCGGCACTTGCCGGCGGTGTGGCGGCGCCGGTCCGGTTCGGCGGCAAGGCTTCGGTGACGCTTGGGCCGGGCCAGGAACTTGAAAGCGATCCGGTGGCGATCGACGTGACGGCCGGGCGGCCGTACGCGATCAACCTCCAGATGGGACCGAACCAGCGGATGACGGTCTGGCACCGCGTGTCGAACCAGTTCAACTATGTGTCTGCACCGGGCGATCACGTGAATGATCCGGGTGCGGCCGCGTTCCGCACCCGCTTTACCCAATATGCATGGGTGACCGAGCTCGCGGTCGAGGCCGGGGCCGCGCACGCCAGCGTTGCCGCGATCGGCGATTCGATCACCGATGGGCTGCGCTCGAGCGTGAACCGGAACCACCGTTGGCCGGACGCATTGGCGCGTCGGCTGACCGCCTCGGGCGTGGAGTCGATCGGCGTCACGAATCTTGGTATCAGCGGGAACCGGCTGCTTAGCGATTCTGCGTGCTACGGCACGTCGCTGGCGTCGCGGTTCGAGCGCGATGCGCTGTCGCGCGCGGGTGTGAAGGCGGCGATCGTGCTGATCGGGATCAATGACATCAACTTCGCGGCGATGCCGCCGCGCGCGGGGCTCGATTGTGACCACCCGCATACGCAGGTCACCGCTGCATCGCTGATCGACGGCTACCGCCGGCTGATCGAAGCAGCGCATCGTCAGGGTGTGAAGGTTTTCGGTGCGACGCTGACACCGGCCGGGCTGCCGGCGGGGCGCGAAGCGATCCGGCTTGAGGTGAACCGGTGGATCCGGAGCGGTAGCGGGTTCGACGGTGTGGTCGACTTCGATGCGGTGCTGCGCGATCCGGCGCGCCCGAGTGTGCTGCAGCGTCGCTACGATAGCGGCGACGGCATTCACCCGAGCGACGCCGGCTACGCGGCGATGGCCGACGCGGTGCCGGTCGAGCAACTGCAGGCTGCCGTAGGCGGCAAGTGACGCACCTCTATATATAGAGGGAAGTGTTGCCGGCGACCGGGATGTCAGCAGCGTCACGCGGCCCGTCGTACCCCAAGCCCCCGTGCGCGTCAGCGCACGGGGGCTTTTTCAAACTTTTTTCACAAAGGGGCTTGCGTAGTTGGGGACGGGTGCTTAGAATCACGCCTCTTTCGCGCTAACGGAAACACGGCGCGGAAGAGGGAAGCAGGGTTGGCGGTGTGCTGGAGTCTGGAGCGCGCAACCGGCCTGGAAGTTGAGCCCCGCAGTCGCAACGATGTAGTGAAAAAAGTTGTTGACGAAATGCGAAACACGGTTCATAATCTCGCTTCTCTGCTGCTGAAAACGCAGCGCTGCTGAGAAACGCGAAGTTCCTCGCAGAAACGCTCTTTAAAAATTAACAGCCGATAAGTGTGGGCGCTTGATGGAAGCGAGCTGATCCTCGGATCAGATAGCGAAAGTATCAAGAGTCTCACACTAAAGTAAGTCAGGTTTATGAAGTAATTCATTTACCTGTCAGCTTTGAGTGAGCGACCGGTTCTTAACTGAACCGAAAACAGTAACAGGTTTAAACTGAAGAGTTTGATCCTGGCTCAGATTGAACGCTGGCGGCATGCCTTACACATGCAAGTCGAACGGCAGCACGGGTGCTTGCACCTGGTGGCGAGTGGCGAACGGGTGAGTAATACATCGGAACATGTCCTGTAGTGGGGGATAGCCCGGCGAAAGCCGGATTAATACCGCATACGATCTACGGATGAAAGCGGGGGACCTTCGGGCCTCGCGCTATAGGGTTGGCCGATGGCTGATTAGCTAGTTGGTGGGGTAAAGGCCTACCAAGGCGACGATCAGTAGCTGGTCTGAGAGGACGACCAGCCACACTGGGACTGAGACACGGCCCAGACTCCTACGGGAGGCAGCAGTGGGGAATTTTGGACAATGGGCGAAAGCCTGATCCAGCAATGCCGCGTGTGTGAAGAAGGCCTTCGGGTTGTAAAGCACTTTTGTCCGGAAAGAAATCCTTGGCTCTAATACAGTCGGGGGATGACGGTACCGGAAGAATAAGCACCGGCTAACTACGTGCCAGCAGCCGCGGTAATACGTAGGGTGCGAGCGTTAATCGGAATTACTGGGCGTAAAGCGTGCGCAGGCGGTTTGCTAAGACCGATGTGAAATCCCCGGGCTCAACCTGGGAACTGCATTGGTGACTGGCAGGCTAGAGTATGGCAGAGGGGGGTAGAATTCCACGTGTAGCAGTGAAATGCGTAGAGATGTGGAGGAATACCGATGGCGAAGGCAGCCCCCTGGGCCAATACTGACGCTCATGCACGAAAGCGTGGGGAGCAAACAGGATTAGATACCCTGGTAGTCCACGCCCTAAACGATGTCAACTAGTTGTTGGGGATTCATTTCCTTAGTAACGTAGCTAACGCGTGAAGTTGACCGCCTGGGGAGTACGGTCGCAAGATTAAAACTCAAAGGAATTGACGGGGACCCGCACAAGCGGTGGATGATGTGGATTAATTCGATGCAACGCGAAAAACCTTACCTACCCTTGACATGGTCGGAATCCCGCTGAGAGGTGGGAGTGCTCGAAAGAGAACCGGCGCACAGGTGCTGCATGGCTGTCGTCAGCTCGTGTCGTGAGATGTTGGGTTAAGTCCCGCAACGAGCGCAACCCTTGTCCTTAGTTGCTACGCAAGAGCACTCTAAGGAGACTGCCGGTGACAAACCGGAGGAAGGTGGGGATGACGTCAAGTCCTCATGGCCCTTATGGGTAGGGCTTCACACGTCATACAATGGTCGGAACAGAGGGTTGCCAACCCGCGAGGGGGAGCTAATCCCAGAAAACCGATCGTAGTCCGGATTGCACTCTGCAACTCGAGTGCATGAAGCTGGAATCGCTAGTAATCGCGGATCAGCATGCCGCGGTGAATACGTTCCCGGGTCTTGTACACACCGCCCGTCACACCATGGGAGTGGGTTTTACCAGAAGTGGCTAGTCTAACCGCAAGGAGGACGGTCACCACGGTAGGATTCATGACTGGGGTGAAGTCGTAACAAGGTAGCCGTATCGGAAGGTGCGGCTGGATCACCTCCTTTCCAGAGCTATCTCGCAAAGTTGAGCGCTCACGCTTATCGGCTGTAAATTTAAAGACAGACTCAGGGGTCTGTAG includes these proteins:
- a CDS encoding SGNH/GDSL hydrolase family protein yields the protein MSFRSSIAAAVLGAVVLVSPLAASASAAPAGWVAAWATALQPIPDLAAPPPLYRAPDVSGRAVRQIVYPTVSGRAARIRVSNAYGRTPLIVEAASLARAGEGAALAGGVAAPVRFGGKASVTLGPGQELESDPVAIDVTAGRPYAINLQMGPNQRMTVWHRVSNQFNYVSAPGDHVNDPGAAAFRTRFTQYAWVTELAVEAGAAHASVAAIGDSITDGLRSSVNRNHRWPDALARRLTASGVESIGVTNLGISGNRLLSDSACYGTSLASRFERDALSRAGVKAAIVLIGINDINFAAMPPRAGLDCDHPHTQVTAASLIDGYRRLIEAAHRQGVKVFGATLTPAGLPAGREAIRLEVNRWIRSGSGFDGVVDFDAVLRDPARPSVLQRRYDSGDGIHPSDAGYAAMADAVPVEQLQAAVGGK
- the paaC gene encoding 1,2-phenylacetyl-CoA epoxidase subunit PaaC, encoding MTITPEHLSYVLRLADNTLILGQRNAEWCGHGPILEEDIALTNMSLDLIGQARMLYTHAAELERQLTGATKTEDDYAYFRTEREFANFTLAELPHYGPIAGTAHADNDYAVTIVRNFLYSALMLHVWTALETSTDTQLAAIAAKSVKETRYHVQHAREWLVRLGDGTDESHRRAQNALDYLTPYTREFFAADAIDDAVAAEGIAPAPAALEAAWRADVDDALAEATLTLPAAVQHVTTGKQGEHSEHMGYLLAEMQSLARQHPGSSW
- the paaB gene encoding 1,2-phenylacetyl-CoA epoxidase subunit PaaB; the encoded protein is MNKEWPIWEVFVRSKQGLDHKHCGSLHAADASMALRMARDVYTRRQEGVSIWVVPSSAITASDPNEKAELFEPAGDKIYRHPTFYTLPDEVNHM
- a CDS encoding GNAT family N-acetyltransferase; the protein is MNTQFNGTADVVGNAGSAPVLVRELASKDREHMLTHFLSLDEEDRLLRFGQMVPDHVIENYVRTIDFGRDTVFGVFDHDLELIGVGHLAYLPAEGDKRTAEFGVSVLESARGRGVGSKLFERAAIRSRNTHVTMLYMHCLSRNATMMHIAKKSGMRIEYAYGEADAYLSLPPADHSTIIAEMLQEQAAVFDYAMKRQARRTTKFIESLMPAALTA
- a CDS encoding DUF1835 domain-containing protein, yielding MSTIHVIQGGTAAASLREALAQTGRDELVVGLLDDLGVGPLKGADETPDTRAAFWQRVLGDQIPDWNAEIEGEFARLDQLATDTGQVVVWHAPSVGDKLLLRRVAYHLRNVPQRLNEVRLSAADLDSAPSRTDQACATGMFSPAELARKRPVAAPISVLRIGRLALEWQEAKHLNAELRYWVSNTIKSGYYEDLDALIVARAETDWRPAGRLVGGIMADADRGGLFVSDSIAWWRCRELAAAGRLELQDDAPDALSSTQVRAARAATTHR
- a CDS encoding TetR/AcrR family transcriptional regulator; this translates as MARTRAPDHESQREQILDLAADKFAQTSYPSTSMSDLATASGTSKARLYHYYESKEAILFDLLDRYTKRLMLIIAEVEGASQRRGLSERDAFAELVRAFLAEYETSHSRHVALLNDVKYLEDAQREIVLDRQRDIVAAFTRQLARAYPDRISKENQTSVTMMVFGMINWTFTWLKPGGRLGYRDFAEQVIDLIERGLSTAA
- the paaA gene encoding 1,2-phenylacetyl-CoA epoxidase subunit PaaA, which gives rise to MYTQSLDIPGNVAPLDAAAESPEQARFDAVMAADGKIEPQDWMPDAYRKTLVRQISQHAHSEVVGMLPEGNWISRAPSLKRKAILLAKVQDEAGHGLYLYSAAETLGVSRDSLIDALLAGKAKYSSIFNYPTPTWADVGVIGWLVDGAAIMNQIPLCRCTYGPYARAMIRVCKEESFHQRQGFDALLSMMKGSDAQRAMVQQAVNRWWWPVLMMFGPSDADSVHSNQSAKWGIKRISNDDLRQKFVDATVDQAKVLGVTLPDPDLKWNEARGHHDYGTIDWDEFWRVVNGDGPCNKERLATRVKAHEDGAWVREAALAHEAKRRARAEQQAA
- the paaD gene encoding 1,2-phenylacetyl-CoA epoxidase subunit PaaD; translation: MSVQTAAPADTLPAARHVDPLLARAWDVLEAVPDPEIPVVSIRELGILRDVRRADDGQLEVVITPTYSGCPAMSQIAEDIAAALQAADLPPHRIETVLAPAWTTDWITQEARDKLRAYGIAPPVGQCGTAAPQEKVVRFVPRPVAAPACPRCGSARTERLAQFASTACKALYRCVDCREPFDYFKPY
- the hppD gene encoding 4-hydroxyphenylpyruvate dioxygenase, coding for MQIPNWDNPVGTDGFEFIEYTAPDPKALGQLFERMGFTAIARHRHKDVTVYRQGDINFIINAEPDSFAQRFARLHGPSICAIAFRVQDAAKAYQHALDLGAWGFDNKTGPMELNIPAIKGIGDSLIYFVDRWRGKNGAQPGAIGNISIYDVDFEPIAGANPNPVGHGLTYIDHLTHNVHRGRMQEWAEFYERLFNFREVRYFDIEGKVTGVKSKAMTSPCGKIRIPINEEGSDTAGQIQEYLDAYHGEGIQHIALGATDIYQAVDGLRSKEVKLLDTIDTYYELVDRRVPNHGESLDELKKRKILIDGARDDLLLQIFTENQIGPIFFEIIQRKGNQGFGEGNFKALFESIELDQIRRGVVQDKA
- a CDS encoding Lrp/AsnC family transcriptional regulator, with translation MAQAELDAIDRRILAILQENGRLSNQEIAERVNLSPSPCLRRIRRLEEIGVITGYVALLNPQKLGLDLLAYVSVRLEKRGGLAPVRADETSARAGATHAELFRAAVQTWPEVVACHAMTGDMDYLLRVQVEDMAHFSRFVQEHLLHHPSVIDVKTSFSLECFKETTALPIRSVR
- the paaE gene encoding 1,2-phenylacetyl-CoA epoxidase subunit PaaE, whose protein sequence is MATPQFHPLRIRDVRPETADAVTVSFDVPPELRDAYRFTQGQFVTLKTHIDGEETRRSYSICVGTTDYDRDGELRIGIKRVRGGRFSNFAFDSLQPGHTIDVMTPDGRFFTHLNADHGKQYVAFSGGSGITPVLAIVKTTLELEPRSTFTLIYGNRSVDAIMFAEELEDLKNRYMNRFVLYHVLSDDQQDVELFNGVLDQTKCAEFLGTLTPADAIDEAFICGPAPMMDAAEAALKAAGVPQAKVHVERFGTPLPQAGAPVVEITDQTPAADLEIVLDGKKRKLRLPYEGVSLLDVGLRAGLALPYACKGGVCCTCRAKVLEGEVRMEKNYTLEEHEVKDGFVLTCQCHPISDKVVVSYDER